Proteins co-encoded in one Medicago truncatula cultivar Jemalong A17 chromosome 8, MtrunA17r5.0-ANR, whole genome shotgun sequence genomic window:
- the LOC11421318 gene encoding probable choline kinase 2: MNKAEDLANNIESSATQIVVENDVNNKVNYLDYLPDEAKEILKSLANKWENVLDANELEVIPLKGAMTNEVFQIKWQTTEGEMSRKVLVRIYGEGTDIFFDRENEIRTFAFISKNGQGPRLLGRFAQGRLEEFIRARTLSAPDMRDPSISALIASKMKEFHDLDMPGSKNVYLWERLRDWLIEARRLLSPEEVEMFHLNTMDKEISLLEKELSITPQRIGFCHNDLQYGNIMLDEVTNSVTIIDYEYASYNPVAYDIANHFSEMAANYHTETPHILDYSKYPDLEERQRFVHTYLSSSGEQPSDNEVQKLLDEIEKYTLASHLLWGLWGIVSEHVNKIDFDYKEYAKQRFQEYWSRKNHLLSPNGSSHDNVIDGNGEEALESIVNKKSAKSTPISRKLKKFFGLGLFRSKH, encoded by the exons ATGAATAAAGCAGAAGATCTTGCAAACAATATAGAAAGTAGTGCTACACAAATTGTTGTAGAAAATGAtgtaaataataaagtaaattaTCTAGATTATCTTCCAGATGAAGCAAAAGAGATATTGAAATCATTAGCAAATAAATGGGAAAATGTATTGGATGCAAATGAGTTGGAAGTTATTCCTCTTAAAGGGGCAATGACCAATGAGGTATTCCAGATAAAATGGCAAACAACAGAAGGTGAAATGTCAAGAAAGGTTCTTGTTAGAATCTATGGTGAAGGTACTGACATTTTCTTTGATAGGGAAAACGAAATTCGAACATTCGCATTCATATCAAAGAATGGACAGGGACCTCGTTTGCTAGGAAGGTTTGCTCAAGGTCGCCTTGAAGAGTTCATCCGTGCAAGG ACATTATCAGCACCCGATATGCGCGATCCATCTATTTCTGCTCTTATAGCCTCCAAAATGAAGGAGTTCCATGATCTTGACATGCCTGGTTCCAAGAATGTgtacctttgggaaagattaaG AGATTGGCTTATTGAAGCGAGGCGCTTGTTGTCACCCGAAGAAGTTGAGATGTTTCATTTGAACACAATGGACAAAGAAATTTCTCTTTTGGAAAAGGAATTGTCGATAACTCCTCAACGCATAGGGTTTTGCCACAATGATTTACAATATGGTAACATCATGCTTGATGAAGTAACAAATTCTGTGACCATAATA GATTATGAGTATGCAAGTTATAATCCAGTTGCATATGATATAGCAAACCACTTCTCTGAAATGGCTGCAAATTATCATACCGAAACTCCACATATTCTCGACTATAGTAAATATCCCG ATTTGGAGGAACGTCAAAGATTTGTGCATACATATTTGAGTTCATCAG GAGAGCAACCTAGTGATAATGAAGTGCAGAAACTACttgatgaaattgaaaagtATACACTTGCAAGTCATCTCTTATGGGGCCTTTGGGGAATCGTTTCG GAGCatgtaaacaaaattgattttgactacAAGGAGTATGCAAAACAAAGGTTTCAAGAGTACTGGTCAAGGAAAAATCATCTTTTGAGCCCTAATGGATCTTCCCATGATAATGTTATTGATGGTAATG GGGAGGAAGCATTGGAATCAATCGTCAATAAAAAATCAGCAAAGAGCACTCCTATCTCAaggaagttgaagaaattttttggtCTTGGTTTATTCAGATCAAAACACTAG